The DNA segment CGCTACCATAGCGTTTTTCGTTTTTGTCAGGATAAGTTATGAAACGTGCCGTCGTTGTATTCAGTGGAGGCCAGGACTCCACAACCTGTCTGGCGCAAGCGCTGCATCAGTATGATGAAGTGCACTGCGTCACCTTTGATTATGGTCAGCGTCATCGCGCTGAGATTGATGTTGCACGTGATCTAGCCTTAAAACTCGGCGCGCGTGCGCATAAGGTGCTGGACGTAACGCTGCTGAGCGAACTGGCGGTCAGTAGCCTGACGCGCGATAACATTCCCGTACCGGACTATGAACCGGATGCCGACGGTATTCCGAATACGTTTGTCCCTGGGCGTAATATTCTGTTTCTGACTCTGGCGGCGATTTACGCCTATCAGGTGAAAGCCGAAGCGGTGATCACCGGCGTTTGCGAGACAGATTTCTCCGGCTACCCGGACTGCCGCGATGAGTTTGTCAAAGCGCTGAATCATGCCGTCACCCTGGGTATGGCGAAGGATATTCGCTTTGAAACCCCGCTGATGTGGATTGATAAAGCCGAAACCTGGGCACTCGCTGATTACTGGGGCAAGCTGGATCTGGTGCGTGAAGAGACGCTGACCTGTTATAACGGCATCAAAGGTGACGGTTGTGGGCAGTGCGCCGCCTGTAATCTGCGCGCCAACGGCCTGAACCATTATCTGGCGGATAAACCGGCAGTGATGGCGGCAATGAAGCAGAAAACAGGGTTAAAGTGATCGTTTTGCCGGATGGCGGTGCACGCACCTTATCCGGCCTGGCGACATTCACCGTGGTCAATGTCGCCCGCAGGCCTGATAAGCGAAGCGCCATCAGGCAACTTTCCGTTACTTCACCATCTGCTCCAGTTTCTCGCGTAATTCACCTTCCAGCGGCAATGCTTTCTGCGTTTTCAAATCAATACAGACAAAAGTAATCTGCGCGTCCACCACAACCTGCCCTTCCGGCTCAAGCGTAATGACCTGGCTTAAAATGCCGCTCTTCCCGTTTAACTGCTGCACCTGACTGGTGACGGTCAGCAGATCGCTCAGCACGGCGGGGCGACGGTAGTTAATATTAATATTCACCACCACAAAAGCGATGTTGCGGGCCGTCATCCATTGAAAGCTGTCACTGTTTTCCAGCCCATCCCAGCGTGCTTCTTCAAGAAACTCAAGATAGCGGGCATTATTAACGTGCTGATAAACATCAAGGTGATAACCACGGACTTTGATTTGTGTTTGCATAGCGCAATAACCTTACGTTGTTGTTATAGGAACAGAGGCCATAACTGGTATGACCTCATTATCCTGGCAAACTTTTGCCACAGTGCAAGTTATTACAGCGTCAACACCGCCAGATTGCGTTCCACCAGCGAACTCCCCATCCCCGGAACCTGCTTTAAATCATCCACCGTTTTAAACGGCCCATACTCTTCCCGATAGTTGACTATCGCCTGCGCTTTTTTCAGCCCGACGCCATTCATCACCCGCGCCAGATCTTCCGCTGAAGCCGTGTTGATACTGACCCTCGCGCCTTCATCATCACTGGCCTTTGCAGGTACGGAGGCTTTAGTCTGCGCGGACGCAGACGAATCCGCCTTTGTTTGTACCACCTGATTTTTCTCTACCGTTCCGGCAGCCAGCGCGTTGTGCGTCATGCCTGCGCAGGCCAGAGTCATCGTGACCAGCAGTGCGTTGATTCCATGTTTCATACTGTTTTCTCCTTGTGTGTTAACAGTGGCATCACGATAGCGGGGCGGAGAAAGGCAAACAAATAGCAAATATCAGAAATGGAAAAGGCCGCGAAGGCGGCCTTTGAGGGTTACAACTTTTTGCAGTTTTTTGCGAAGCGTCTCGGTGATTACTGCTGTTCCAACGCATCGCCGACTTTGATTTTCGCCGCTTTACGCAGGTTACTCATCAGCGCTTCAAAGGTAATCTGCGCGTTATTCTGGGTAATACCCTGAACCATCGCTTTTTTCTGCTCTTCCGGCATAGAGCCCGCTTTCACGTCGTCCAGCGCCAGCAGCACAACGTTGCCCTGCATATCGTTAGCGACGCCATAGCTCGGCTTATCTTTCTCTGGCAGACCCAGCGCAAACGCAGCCTGGCTTACCGGGTCCTGCCCGGTACGGCTCAGCGTTTTCGCTTCGCCAAAGCTCAGACCGGCCGCTTTCATCGCTTCTGCGCCTTTACCCGCTTTCAGCTCAACCAGCAGTTTGTCAGCATCCAGTTTTGCCTGCTGCTCTGCTTTGTTGTGCTTAACGAGCGCAGCCACCTGCTCTTTCACGTCAGCCAGAGGCTTAACCGCTTCAGGTTTATGCTCGCTGATGCGCAGCACGAATGCGCGGTCGCCATCCACGGTGATGATATCGGAGTTGCTGCCCGGCGTACCGTTCTCGCCAACCAGACCGCCGTTGAAGATAGCATCGGCAACCGGTTTAAAATTCAGCTCTTCTGGCAGGTTGTCATGGCTGAACCAGCCGGTTTCAACCGCTTTCACGCCAGCGGCCTGTTCAGCGCCCGCCAGAGATTCGGTATCGTTGCTCGCCGCATCGCTGACTTTTTGTTGCAGCGCGTAATAGGCATCCAGCGCTTTTTCCTGCTTCACTTTCGCGGCAATGTCATCACGCGCTTCGCTCAGCGGTTTCACTTTCGCAGGCTGAACATCATCCAGACGCGCGACCAGGA comes from the Citrobacter koseri ATCC BAA-895 genome and includes:
- the queC gene encoding 7-cyano-7-deazaguanine synthase QueC: MKRAVVVFSGGQDSTTCLAQALHQYDEVHCVTFDYGQRHRAEIDVARDLALKLGARAHKVLDVTLLSELAVSSLTRDNIPVPDYEPDADGIPNTFVPGRNILFLTLAAIYAYQVKAEAVITGVCETDFSGYPDCRDEFVKALNHAVTLGMAKDIRFETPLMWIDKAETWALADYWGKLDLVREETLTCYNGIKGDGCGQCAACNLRANGLNHYLADKPAVMAAMKQKTGLK
- a CDS encoding helix-hairpin-helix domain-containing protein, translated to MKHGINALLVTMTLACAGMTHNALAAGTVEKNQVVQTKADSSASAQTKASVPAKASDDEGARVSINTASAEDLARVMNGVGLKKAQAIVNYREEYGPFKTVDDLKQVPGMGSSLVERNLAVLTL
- the fadM gene encoding long-chain acyl-CoA thioesterase FadM, translated to MQTQIKVRGYHLDVYQHVNNARYLEFLEEARWDGLENSDSFQWMTARNIAFVVVNININYRRPAVLSDLLTVTSQVQQLNGKSGILSQVITLEPEGQVVVDAQITFVCIDLKTQKALPLEGELREKLEQMVK